The Methylomonas montana DNA window TTCGTCGGAGACCGGCTTGGTCAGAAAATCCACCGCGCCATCCTTGAGCGCGCGGACGGCGGTCGGAATGTCACCCTTGCCGGTAAGAAAGACGATGGGCAGATGCGCTCCTGCTTCGTTAAGCCGCTGCTGCACCTCCATGCCACTCATGCCCGGCATCGTCAGATCCAGCAACAGGCAGCCGGCTTGCTTCGGATCGTAGCCGTTCAGAAACGCTACCGGACAAGCAAATGCTTCGACGCGATAGCCGGCGGAGCGCAGCAGCCTATCCAGCGCCTTGAGTACCGACGGATCGTCGTCGATCAAGCAGATCGTGAATTCTCTAATGGTCATTGACCGGCACCTCCATAGCCGGCAAGCTGATGCGGAATGCCGCACCTCGCTCCGAATTGTTAACCAACGAAAGCCGTCCGCCATGGGCATCAATGATGGATCGGCTGATGGCCAGCCCCATGCCCATACCATTGGTCTTGGTAGTGAAGAAAGACTCGAACAAACGCGCCGCCACACCAGCAGGGACGCCCTTACCGGTATCGGTTACTTCGATGATGACGCCTCTTCCCTCGTTTAT harbors:
- a CDS encoding response regulator transcription factor, translating into MTIREFTICLIDDDPSVLKALDRLLRSAGYRVEAFACPVAFLNGYDPKQAGCLLLDLTMPGMSGMEVQQRLNEAGAHLPIVFLTGKGDIPTAVRALKDGAVDFLTKPVSDEALFAAIREAFAKNAANRLSRAELTLIQRRLASLTPRELEVLKHVVAGRLNKQIAGDLGTVEKTIKVHRARVMQKMQAKSLVELVRLAERVGVVS